One region of Mucilaginibacter gotjawali genomic DNA includes:
- a CDS encoding GNAT family N-acetyltransferase: MHIRLATLTDIPPIMQLITEVVPLMIAAGNFQWDDKYPNAEVFEKDIALQQLWVADIDGEIGGVSAITTDQEAEYAHVGWDLNETAIVTHRLAVSPKHQGKGIAAALLIQAEEVAKTKGIKVLRVDTNTANQATQRLFPKLGYVFAGEIGLGFREGLRFYCYEKRV; encoded by the coding sequence ATGCACATCCGCCTCGCTACGCTTACCGATATCCCCCCAATAATGCAGCTGATTACTGAAGTGGTGCCCTTAATGATAGCTGCCGGTAATTTTCAATGGGACGACAAGTACCCCAATGCGGAGGTTTTTGAAAAAGATATTGCCCTGCAACAATTATGGGTAGCTGATATTGATGGCGAAATAGGCGGCGTATCGGCTATTACTACTGATCAGGAGGCGGAATACGCCCACGTGGGCTGGGATTTGAACGAAACCGCCATTGTGACCCACCGGCTCGCAGTTAGCCCCAAACACCAGGGCAAGGGCATAGCGGCGGCACTGTTAATTCAAGCCGAAGAAGTAGCAAAAACAAAAGGCATAAAAGTACTCAGGGTTGATACCAATACCGCCAACCAGGCCACGCAACGCCTTTTCCCTAAACTGGGCTATGTTTTTGCCGGCGAAATAGGCCTTGGCTTCCGCGAAGGGCTACGCTTTTACTGCTACGAGAAGAGGGTTTGA
- a CDS encoding helix-turn-helix domain-containing protein: MSDEALVKRIKVIVKEHGGQLALANAIGVDQGFISKVINKKQDVSYYLIRKLCFQLKYSPEWLILGTGEKKINKPESAKLITEIQMMRTELDILHARMRAYELEMNELKSQLQPQQQKAG; the protein is encoded by the coding sequence ATGTCTGACGAAGCACTGGTAAAACGGATAAAGGTAATTGTAAAGGAGCATGGCGGCCAGCTTGCTCTTGCCAATGCCATTGGCGTCGACCAGGGTTTTATCAGCAAAGTGATCAATAAAAAGCAGGATGTTAGTTATTACCTCATCCGAAAGCTTTGTTTCCAGTTAAAATACTCGCCGGAGTGGCTGATCCTGGGCACCGGCGAAAAAAAGATCAATAAACCCGAATCGGCCAAGCTGATTACCGAAATTCAGATGATGCGTACGGAACTGGATATTTTACATGCCCGTATGCGCGCTTACGAGCTAGAAATGAACGAACTTAAAAGCCAGTTGCAACCGCAACAGCAAAAAGCAGGCTGA
- a CDS encoding DUF47 domain-containing protein, whose product MLSNFLTNRALFFDQFDLAANNVVEMARLLQTVVETDDRSDLEAMYEKINKKENLGDDITHKINLYLNKIIFPPLTRPNIHALASALDDVADAIHEAGGRMYLYAIDEFSPAIKQIAIIILKASLEVEKAVKILRKTKKTGELPMICRHIKNYVNMADQVYYHAVANLFADEKNAIKLIKYREILLSLETSVNKCKGVTDVLNTIMING is encoded by the coding sequence ATGCTAAGTAATTTTTTAACCAACAGGGCCTTATTTTTTGATCAGTTTGACCTCGCCGCCAATAATGTAGTTGAAATGGCCAGGCTGCTGCAAACGGTGGTAGAAACGGACGACCGTTCGGACCTGGAGGCTATGTATGAAAAGATAAATAAAAAAGAAAACCTGGGCGACGATATTACACACAAGATTAACCTTTACCTCAATAAGATAATTTTCCCGCCGTTAACCCGGCCCAATATCCACGCGCTGGCATCTGCGCTTGATGATGTGGCTGATGCGATACACGAAGCCGGGGGCCGTATGTACCTTTATGCGATAGATGAATTTTCGCCGGCCATAAAACAGATAGCTATTATTATATTAAAGGCTAGCCTGGAGGTGGAGAAAGCAGTAAAAATACTAAGGAAAACAAAAAAAACCGGCGAACTGCCTATGATTTGCCGCCATATTAAAAACTATGTAAACATGGCCGACCAGGTTTACTACCATGCGGTAGCCAATTTGTTTGCTGATGAAAAAAATGCCATCAAACTCATCAAATACCGCGAAATCCTGTTGTCGCTTGAAACATCCGTAAATAAATGCAAAGGCGTAACCGATGTGCTTAATACGATTATGATAAACGGGTGA
- a CDS encoding DUF6515 family protein has product MKSIGKYLALTCMGMGLCLLMAGPAMAQRGAGGGGHSGGGGGFSGGGHAGGGFSGGGARMGGGFSGRPAGGASFNTPRASYAPRAGVQARGVAGQRGGTVNGQRAGFRSGYNGTRVGVNGTRYSVNAYHGGGLYGHGGDEGRYGWGRHNGYFYNRGYYGSLYYPYLGLWYWSLPYGCYPFWWGNAEYYYGDGYFYQYNNEQYTVVEPPVGAEVTSLPKGAQSIVINGEQYYELNGVYYLPVTKDDGSLVYQVTGKDGELNTGNTGADAIVPKVGDVVTKLPPDCRKVHLNGATFFVSADGIYYQETKDSNNNTAYRIVGLDDDGQ; this is encoded by the coding sequence ATGAAAAGCATTGGTAAATATTTGGCGCTAACCTGTATGGGTATGGGTTTGTGCTTATTGATGGCCGGGCCGGCAATGGCCCAGCGCGGAGCAGGTGGCGGTGGCCATTCAGGCGGCGGCGGTGGCTTTTCGGGCGGCGGCCATGCAGGTGGCGGTTTTTCGGGTGGTGGCGCCCGTATGGGCGGCGGCTTTTCGGGGCGGCCGGCAGGCGGCGCTTCGTTTAATACACCGCGCGCAAGTTATGCCCCACGGGCAGGTGTTCAGGCCAGGGGCGTTGCTGGCCAGCGTGGTGGAACAGTAAACGGGCAGCGCGCAGGATTCCGCTCGGGTTATAATGGCACCAGGGTGGGGGTAAACGGCACCCGTTACAGTGTAAACGCCTATCATGGCGGCGGCCTGTACGGGCATGGCGGCGATGAAGGCAGGTACGGATGGGGACGGCATAATGGTTATTTTTATAACCGCGGCTATTATGGCAGCTTGTATTATCCTTACCTGGGGCTTTGGTACTGGAGTTTGCCCTATGGTTGTTATCCATTTTGGTGGGGTAATGCTGAGTACTATTACGGCGACGGGTATTTTTATCAATACAATAATGAGCAGTATACCGTTGTTGAGCCGCCTGTTGGCGCCGAGGTTACCAGTTTACCAAAAGGGGCACAATCAATCGTTATTAATGGCGAGCAGTACTATGAGCTGAACGGCGTTTACTATTTGCCGGTTACCAAAGATGATGGCAGCCTGGTTTACCAGGTAACCGGTAAAGACGGCGAACTTAATACCGGGAACACCGGCGCAGATGCCATAGTGCCAAAAGTGGGCGACGTTGTTACCAAGTTGCCGCCTGATTGCCGCAAGGTGCACCTTAACGGCGCAACCTTTTTTGTTTCGGCAGATGGTATTTACTACCAGGAAACAAAAGATAGTAACAACAATACGGCATACAGGATAGTGGGCCTTGATGACGACGGGCAATAA
- the ltrA gene encoding group II intron reverse transcriptase/maturase translates to MLEEILDYRNISKALKQVMSNKGAGGVDGMQTDELRDYLNEHWRPLKTSILEGSYQPSPVRKVEIPKPTGGLRMLGIPTVIDRLLQQAISQWLSPQYEPEFSKTSYGFRPGRNARQAVMQAQEYLNEGKIRIVELDLEKFFDRVNHDKLMGSLSRKVKDKRILALIGSYLRSGIMEGGVSSVRMEGTPQGSPLSPLLSNIMLDELDKELIRRGHSFVRYADDCSIYLKNWKSAYRVECSIIRYIEKELKLKVNRTKTKVSAPAKSTLLGFCFYRSKGKWEVRLSNLTVKRIQDKIRQHTQRNQPNPITEKIRELETVITGWINYFWIATAKSHMRMLDELVRTRLRICQWKQWKLPKARVKRLIKLGVKKWKAYEWGNSSKGYCRVAHSPILQTTLNNLYFTKLGYTGFENRYFWKTKHQLSLF, encoded by the coding sequence ATGCTCGAAGAAATACTTGATTACAGGAACATCAGCAAAGCGCTGAAACAGGTAATGAGCAATAAAGGCGCTGGTGGGGTCGACGGTATGCAGACCGATGAACTTCGCGACTACCTGAACGAACACTGGCGTCCGCTCAAAACAAGTATTTTAGAAGGCAGTTACCAACCAAGCCCGGTACGGAAAGTAGAAATCCCCAAGCCCACAGGCGGTCTCCGGATGTTAGGCATCCCAACGGTAATCGACCGGCTACTGCAACAAGCCATCAGTCAATGGCTAAGTCCACAATACGAGCCGGAGTTTTCCAAGACAAGTTATGGTTTCAGGCCGGGTAGGAACGCCCGTCAGGCGGTCATGCAGGCACAGGAGTACCTCAATGAAGGTAAAATAAGGATAGTAGAGTTGGACTTGGAAAAGTTCTTCGACCGTGTGAACCACGACAAACTCATGGGATCGCTGTCACGAAAGGTAAAAGATAAACGCATCCTTGCGTTGATCGGCAGCTATCTGCGCAGCGGTATTATGGAAGGCGGGGTTTCAAGCGTCCGAATGGAAGGCACTCCACAGGGTTCACCGCTTAGCCCTCTGCTTTCCAACATCATGTTAGATGAACTGGACAAGGAACTGATACGGCGCGGGCACAGCTTTGTGAGGTATGCCGACGATTGCAGTATTTACCTTAAGAACTGGAAATCAGCATATAGGGTAGAATGCAGCATTATCCGGTACATAGAAAAGGAGCTTAAGCTAAAAGTGAACAGGACAAAGACGAAAGTCAGCGCCCCGGCGAAAAGCACGCTTTTAGGCTTCTGTTTCTATCGCAGCAAAGGAAAATGGGAGGTACGGCTATCGAATCTGACGGTAAAACGGATTCAGGATAAGATTCGGCAGCATACGCAGCGGAACCAGCCGAACCCAATAACCGAAAAGATAAGGGAATTGGAGACGGTGATCACGGGCTGGATAAACTATTTTTGGATAGCCACGGCAAAATCGCATATGCGAATGTTGGATGAATTGGTACGAACCCGTTTACGGATATGCCAATGGAAACAATGGAAGCTACCAAAAGCAAGGGTGAAGCGGCTAATAAAGCTTGGCGTTAAGAAATGGAAAGCTTATGAGTGGGGAAACAGCAGTAAGGGATACTGCCGGGTAGCCCATAGCCCCATACTACAAACGACACTTAACAATCTGTACTTTACCAAATTAGGCTACACAGGGTTCGAGAACAGATACTTCTGGAAAACGAAACATCAGTTATCTTTATTCTGA